Proteins encoded within one genomic window of Brachybacterium sp. P6-10-X1:
- a CDS encoding lysoplasmalogenase family protein, giving the protein MTPIRTVHVALWVAYAAAVAAHVGALLMDAELLRRITQPMFAPLLIAVVVTAIPRRTRTSVLMVLGLLFAWAGDTLAGLAAESGQLIAVLSFLAALVCYSAALAPLWNRTRDTLRIALAIPYGGVVIGLFVACADGAGPMLPAVAAYAVALATMAFLSAGGNGMTWTGGTLFLLSSSMLAMDWFLPGAAIAYSGVWVMITYTIGHALLIAGMVHAMPARRWSACAPGAALVIVEN; this is encoded by the coding sequence GTGACTCCGATCAGAACCGTCCACGTCGCCCTCTGGGTGGCGTATGCCGCTGCGGTGGCGGCCCATGTCGGGGCTCTGCTGATGGACGCGGAGCTGCTGCGGCGGATCACGCAGCCGATGTTCGCGCCGCTCCTGATCGCGGTGGTGGTGACCGCGATCCCGCGGCGCACGCGCACCAGCGTCCTGATGGTGCTGGGGCTGCTGTTCGCCTGGGCGGGCGACACCCTCGCCGGGCTCGCCGCGGAGTCCGGGCAGCTGATCGCCGTGCTCAGCTTCCTGGCTGCCCTGGTCTGCTATTCGGCGGCGCTGGCGCCGCTGTGGAACCGCACCCGGGACACGTTGCGCATCGCCCTGGCCATCCCCTACGGCGGCGTCGTGATCGGGCTGTTCGTGGCCTGCGCCGACGGCGCGGGCCCGATGCTGCCGGCGGTGGCCGCGTACGCGGTCGCGCTGGCGACCATGGCTTTCCTGTCCGCGGGCGGGAACGGCATGACCTGGACGGGCGGGACGCTGTTCCTGCTGTCCAGCTCGATGCTGGCGATGGACTGGTTCTTGCCCGGCGCCGCGATCGCGTACAGCGGCGTGTGGGTGATGATCACCTACACGATCGGCCACGCCCTGCTGATCGCCGGCATGGTCCACGCCATGCCCGCGCGGCGCTGGTCGGCGTGCGCTCCGGGGGCCGCCCTGGTGATCGTCGAGAACTGA